A region of Salmo salar chromosome ssa17, Ssal_v3.1, whole genome shotgun sequence DNA encodes the following proteins:
- the LOC106575919 gene encoding transforming growth factor-beta receptor-associated protein 1 homolog isoform X1 has protein sequence MMLLVDVCCAFKMSVKAFELVPAVERELLMGDKARINIECIECCGKHLYVGTNDCFIHHFLLEEHATTKGMLSYTVQKLLFRYLGLKKPVEALKAASALERIIVLCDATVSVVDMITLEPVPSGGAKIKGVAAFCVNENPVNGDPFCVEIGVISARRRTVQIYMVYEDRVQLVKEVNTPEQPCAVSLDGYFLCLALSTQYMILNYSTGAAQDLFPYDSEERKPIVKRIGREEFLLAAPGGLGMFANAEGISQRAPVNWSESVMGAAVCFPYVVALDEGFVTVHSMLDQQLKQTLSFRDGHILQDFEGKVVLASTKAVYVLVPLPLERQIQELLAGHRVEEALTLTEGARRNIPKDKFQILHKRILQQAGFIQFGQLQFLEAKEHFRTGQLDVRELISLYPLLLPASSSFTRCHPPLHEFADLNHLAQGDQEKVQRCKRFLITYLGEVRSTEGANGCREDVDTALLKLYAEQDHESLLDLLASPNACLLADSAPWLEKHHKYFALGLLYHYNGQDSAALQLWVRVVNGDLQDSTRSDLYEYIVDFLSFCSNPDLVWKYADWALQRDQTIGVQIFTRRPVGQDQVKEQKDQVKEQVNPDDVITYLGKHSQALLLYLEHLVLGQRIQKEKLHTHLAVQYTDRVLSLLSQSPTADQQVSLARDKLQLLLRESSLYRVQLLLGKIQEYDQLFLERATLHGKLEEHDKALHILVHQLKDFPAAEAYCVRGSASRDPAYQQRLLHLLLGVYLDRDLPSSTGTGELEMAAVDLLNRHGELFDAVRVLDLLPEGWSLQLLRPFLGRALRGSMHACRTSQVALGLARSENLQLQHNRLKQRRSPVLVSEKKGCVLCHNTFSEPDCVCLPGGVPVHTHCAAQRVVRDSPTRRQLANSNNHT, from the exons ATGATGTTGCTAG TAGATGTGTGCTGTGCCTTCAAGATGAGTGTGAAGGCATTTGAGCTGGTCCCTGCCGTGGAGCGGGAGCTCCTGATGGGAGACAAGGCCCGCATCAACATTGAGTGCATTGAGTGCTGCGGCAAGCACCTGTACGTGGGCACCAACGACTGCTTCATACATCACTTCCTGCTGGAGGAGCATGCCACGACCAAGGGGATGCTATCCTACACCGTCCAGAAGCTGCTGTTCAGGTACCTGGGCCTGAAAAAGCCTGTGGAGGCCCTGAAGGCCGCCTCAGCGTTAGAACGCATCATTGTGCTCTGTGATGCTACAGTTAGTGTTGTTGACATGATCACCTTAGAACCCGTGCCTTCGGGCGGGGCCAAGATTAAGGGCGTGGCCGCGTTCTGCGTCAACGAGAACCCGGTGAACGGGGACCCGTTCTGCGTGGAGATCGGGGTGATCTCGGCCCGGCGGCGCACCGTGCAGATATACATGGTGTACGAGGACAGGGTGCAACTGGTGAAAGAGGTCAACACACCGGAGCAGCCATGTGCGGTCAGTCTGGACGGTTATTTCCTGTGCCTGGCCCTCTCCACGCAGTACATGATCCTTAACTACAGCACAGGGGCCGCGCAGGACCTGTTCCCCTACGACAGCGAGGAGAGGAAGCCCATCGTCAAGAGGATCGGCAGGGAGGAGTTCCTCTTGGCTGCCCCCGGTGGCCTGG GTATGTTTGCCAATGCAGAAGGTATATCCCAGCGTGCCCCAGTGAACTGGTCAGAGAGTGTGATGGGAGCAGCGGTGTGCTTTCCCTATGTGGTGGCGCTAGACGAGGGCTTCGTCACCGTCCACAGTATGCTGGACCAGCAGCTCAAACAGACCCTCTCCTTCAGAGACGGACACATCCTACAGGACTTTGAAG GTAAGGTGGTTCTGGCCTCCACTAAGGCTGTGTACGTGCTGGTGCCCCTACCTCTGGAGAGACAGATCCAGGAGCTGCTAGCTGGACACAGAGTGGAGGAGGCCCTCACCCTTACAGAGGGAGCCAGGAGGAACATTCCCAAAGACAAGTTCCAG ATATTGCACAAAAGAATCCTCCAGCAAGCAGGATTCATACAGTTTGGACAGCTTCAGTTTTTAGAAGCAAAAGAACACTTCAGGACAGGTCAGTTGGACGTCCGGGAGTtgatctccctctaccctctcctcctcccagcctcctcctccttcacccgCTGCCACCCGCCGCTCCACGAGTTCGCCGACCTCAACCACCTGGCGCAGGGGGACCAGGAGAAGGTCCAGAGGTGCAAGAG GTTCCTCATCACGTACCTGGGTGAGGTGCGAAGCACGGAGGGGGCTAACGGCTGCCGGGAGGATGTGGACACGGCTCTGTTGAAGCTGTACGCTGAGCAGGACCACGAGAGTCTTCTGGACCTGCTGGCCTCCCCCAACGCCTGTTTACTGGCAGACAGCGCCCCCTGGCTAGAGAAACACCACAA GTATTTTGCACTAGGCCTCCTCTACCATTATAACGGACAGGATTCAGCTGCTCTACAG TTGTGGGTGCGGGTAGTGAATGGGGACCTTCAGGACTCTACCAGGTCTGATCTGTATGAGTACATTGTGGACTTCCTGAGTTTCTGTTCCAACCCGGACCTGGTGTGGAAATATGCAGACTGGGCCCTGCAGAGAGACCAGACG ATAGGGGTGCAGATCTTCACCAGGAGGCCGGTGGGTCAGGACCAGGTTAAGGAGCAGAAGGACCAAGTTAAGGAGCAGGTGAACCCAGACGACGTCATCACGTACCTGGggaaacacagccaggctctgcTGCTGTACCTGGAACACCTGGTGCTGGGCCAACGGATACAG aaaGAGAAGCTCCACACCCACCTGGCAGTGCAGTATACAGACAgagtcctgtctctcctgtctcagtcCCCCACAGCGGACCAACAGGTGTCTCTAGCACGGGACAAACTCCAGCTCCTCCTCAGGGAGTCCAGCCTGTACCGCGTCCAACTACTACTGG gtaAGATCCAGGAGTATGACCAGTTGTTTCTGGAGAGAGCCACGCTCCACGGGAAACTAGAGGAGCACGATAAGGCGTTACACATCCTGGTGCACCAGCTCAAAGACTTCCCCGCTGCTGAGGCCTACTGCGTAAGGGGTTCCGCCTCCCGGGACCCGGCCTACCAGCAGcgcctcctccacctccttctgGGGGTCTATCTGGACCGGGACCTTCCCAGTAGTACCGGCACCGGGGAGCTGGAGATGGCAGCGGTGGATCTGTTAAACCGGCATGGGGAGCTGTTTGACGCGGTGCGCGTGCTGGACCTGCTTCCTGAAGGGTGGTCCCTGCAGCTGCTTCGCCCGTTCCTCGGACGCGCCCTGCGGGGGAGTATGCACGCCTGCCGTACCTCCCAGGTTGCACTGGGGCTGGCGAGGTCAGAGAACCTACAGCTGCAGCACAACAGG TTGAAGCAGAGGAGAAGCCCAGTCCTGGTATCAGAGAAGAAGGGCTGTGTTCTGTGTCACAACACCTTCAGCGAGCCGGACTGCGTGTGTCTTCCAGGAGGCGTGcccgtacacacacactgtgccgcCCAGAGGGTGGTACGAGACTCGCCCACCAGGAGACAACTAGCCAATAGCAACAACCACACATGA
- the LOC106575919 gene encoding transforming growth factor-beta receptor-associated protein 1 homolog isoform X2: MSVKAFELVPAVERELLMGDKARINIECIECCGKHLYVGTNDCFIHHFLLEEHATTKGMLSYTVQKLLFRYLGLKKPVEALKAASALERIIVLCDATVSVVDMITLEPVPSGGAKIKGVAAFCVNENPVNGDPFCVEIGVISARRRTVQIYMVYEDRVQLVKEVNTPEQPCAVSLDGYFLCLALSTQYMILNYSTGAAQDLFPYDSEERKPIVKRIGREEFLLAAPGGLGMFANAEGISQRAPVNWSESVMGAAVCFPYVVALDEGFVTVHSMLDQQLKQTLSFRDGHILQDFEGKVVLASTKAVYVLVPLPLERQIQELLAGHRVEEALTLTEGARRNIPKDKFQILHKRILQQAGFIQFGQLQFLEAKEHFRTGQLDVRELISLYPLLLPASSSFTRCHPPLHEFADLNHLAQGDQEKVQRCKRFLITYLGEVRSTEGANGCREDVDTALLKLYAEQDHESLLDLLASPNACLLADSAPWLEKHHKYFALGLLYHYNGQDSAALQLWVRVVNGDLQDSTRSDLYEYIVDFLSFCSNPDLVWKYADWALQRDQTIGVQIFTRRPVGQDQVKEQKDQVKEQVNPDDVITYLGKHSQALLLYLEHLVLGQRIQKEKLHTHLAVQYTDRVLSLLSQSPTADQQVSLARDKLQLLLRESSLYRVQLLLGKIQEYDQLFLERATLHGKLEEHDKALHILVHQLKDFPAAEAYCVRGSASRDPAYQQRLLHLLLGVYLDRDLPSSTGTGELEMAAVDLLNRHGELFDAVRVLDLLPEGWSLQLLRPFLGRALRGSMHACRTSQVALGLARSENLQLQHNRLKQRRSPVLVSEKKGCVLCHNTFSEPDCVCLPGGVPVHTHCAAQRVVRDSPTRRQLANSNNHT; encoded by the exons ATGAGTGTGAAGGCATTTGAGCTGGTCCCTGCCGTGGAGCGGGAGCTCCTGATGGGAGACAAGGCCCGCATCAACATTGAGTGCATTGAGTGCTGCGGCAAGCACCTGTACGTGGGCACCAACGACTGCTTCATACATCACTTCCTGCTGGAGGAGCATGCCACGACCAAGGGGATGCTATCCTACACCGTCCAGAAGCTGCTGTTCAGGTACCTGGGCCTGAAAAAGCCTGTGGAGGCCCTGAAGGCCGCCTCAGCGTTAGAACGCATCATTGTGCTCTGTGATGCTACAGTTAGTGTTGTTGACATGATCACCTTAGAACCCGTGCCTTCGGGCGGGGCCAAGATTAAGGGCGTGGCCGCGTTCTGCGTCAACGAGAACCCGGTGAACGGGGACCCGTTCTGCGTGGAGATCGGGGTGATCTCGGCCCGGCGGCGCACCGTGCAGATATACATGGTGTACGAGGACAGGGTGCAACTGGTGAAAGAGGTCAACACACCGGAGCAGCCATGTGCGGTCAGTCTGGACGGTTATTTCCTGTGCCTGGCCCTCTCCACGCAGTACATGATCCTTAACTACAGCACAGGGGCCGCGCAGGACCTGTTCCCCTACGACAGCGAGGAGAGGAAGCCCATCGTCAAGAGGATCGGCAGGGAGGAGTTCCTCTTGGCTGCCCCCGGTGGCCTGG GTATGTTTGCCAATGCAGAAGGTATATCCCAGCGTGCCCCAGTGAACTGGTCAGAGAGTGTGATGGGAGCAGCGGTGTGCTTTCCCTATGTGGTGGCGCTAGACGAGGGCTTCGTCACCGTCCACAGTATGCTGGACCAGCAGCTCAAACAGACCCTCTCCTTCAGAGACGGACACATCCTACAGGACTTTGAAG GTAAGGTGGTTCTGGCCTCCACTAAGGCTGTGTACGTGCTGGTGCCCCTACCTCTGGAGAGACAGATCCAGGAGCTGCTAGCTGGACACAGAGTGGAGGAGGCCCTCACCCTTACAGAGGGAGCCAGGAGGAACATTCCCAAAGACAAGTTCCAG ATATTGCACAAAAGAATCCTCCAGCAAGCAGGATTCATACAGTTTGGACAGCTTCAGTTTTTAGAAGCAAAAGAACACTTCAGGACAGGTCAGTTGGACGTCCGGGAGTtgatctccctctaccctctcctcctcccagcctcctcctccttcacccgCTGCCACCCGCCGCTCCACGAGTTCGCCGACCTCAACCACCTGGCGCAGGGGGACCAGGAGAAGGTCCAGAGGTGCAAGAG GTTCCTCATCACGTACCTGGGTGAGGTGCGAAGCACGGAGGGGGCTAACGGCTGCCGGGAGGATGTGGACACGGCTCTGTTGAAGCTGTACGCTGAGCAGGACCACGAGAGTCTTCTGGACCTGCTGGCCTCCCCCAACGCCTGTTTACTGGCAGACAGCGCCCCCTGGCTAGAGAAACACCACAA GTATTTTGCACTAGGCCTCCTCTACCATTATAACGGACAGGATTCAGCTGCTCTACAG TTGTGGGTGCGGGTAGTGAATGGGGACCTTCAGGACTCTACCAGGTCTGATCTGTATGAGTACATTGTGGACTTCCTGAGTTTCTGTTCCAACCCGGACCTGGTGTGGAAATATGCAGACTGGGCCCTGCAGAGAGACCAGACG ATAGGGGTGCAGATCTTCACCAGGAGGCCGGTGGGTCAGGACCAGGTTAAGGAGCAGAAGGACCAAGTTAAGGAGCAGGTGAACCCAGACGACGTCATCACGTACCTGGggaaacacagccaggctctgcTGCTGTACCTGGAACACCTGGTGCTGGGCCAACGGATACAG aaaGAGAAGCTCCACACCCACCTGGCAGTGCAGTATACAGACAgagtcctgtctctcctgtctcagtcCCCCACAGCGGACCAACAGGTGTCTCTAGCACGGGACAAACTCCAGCTCCTCCTCAGGGAGTCCAGCCTGTACCGCGTCCAACTACTACTGG gtaAGATCCAGGAGTATGACCAGTTGTTTCTGGAGAGAGCCACGCTCCACGGGAAACTAGAGGAGCACGATAAGGCGTTACACATCCTGGTGCACCAGCTCAAAGACTTCCCCGCTGCTGAGGCCTACTGCGTAAGGGGTTCCGCCTCCCGGGACCCGGCCTACCAGCAGcgcctcctccacctccttctgGGGGTCTATCTGGACCGGGACCTTCCCAGTAGTACCGGCACCGGGGAGCTGGAGATGGCAGCGGTGGATCTGTTAAACCGGCATGGGGAGCTGTTTGACGCGGTGCGCGTGCTGGACCTGCTTCCTGAAGGGTGGTCCCTGCAGCTGCTTCGCCCGTTCCTCGGACGCGCCCTGCGGGGGAGTATGCACGCCTGCCGTACCTCCCAGGTTGCACTGGGGCTGGCGAGGTCAGAGAACCTACAGCTGCAGCACAACAGG TTGAAGCAGAGGAGAAGCCCAGTCCTGGTATCAGAGAAGAAGGGCTGTGTTCTGTGTCACAACACCTTCAGCGAGCCGGACTGCGTGTGTCTTCCAGGAGGCGTGcccgtacacacacactgtgccgcCCAGAGGGTGGTACGAGACTCGCCCACCAGGAGACAACTAGCCAATAGCAACAACCACACATGA